In one Alnus glutinosa chromosome 14, dhAlnGlut1.1, whole genome shotgun sequence genomic region, the following are encoded:
- the LOC133856790 gene encoding uncharacterized protein LOC133856790 translates to MTELVEQGERVEGLMEVEEGRERAMMQVIFNLEEARVIGSIPPSPNLPSNHLIWLGTKNENFSVRSAYYLGLEIIKRGRGQTSQVEKGTDVWRSLWNLQVPNPIKMFLWCACNDILLTRKNLLRRRVIVDGKCPWCNLEEKTTTYAIWDEMDYLATITRRIWLRRNAMIFAGVSEHPTKTYANAIAVVDDFKHYLKGDVEANQPQEVDVRVSPYWMKPQEGIIKINFDAAINKNTGLVGLGVIARDCMGNMLGAKRLSKSMLIDAHTAELMATSYAVSFSSKVGFFNVIF, encoded by the exons ATGACAGAACTCGTTGAGCAGGGTGAGAGAGTTGAAGGGCTCATGGAAGTTGAAGAAGGGAGGGAGAGAGCAATGATGCAG GTCATCTTCAATTTAGAAGAGGCTAGAGTGATAGGCTCAATCCCTCCTAGCCCGAACTTGCCATCGAATCACCTCATTTGGTTAGGTACCAAAAATGAGAATTTTTCTGTAAGGAGTGCTTACTATTTAGGCCtagaaattataaaaagagGTAGAGGTCAAACCTCGCAAGTTGAGAAGGGCACCGATGTTTGGCGCTCTCTTTGGAACCTTCAAGTTCCAAATCCAATTAAAATGTTCTTGTGGTGCGCATGCAATGATATTCTCCTCACCAGGAAGAATCTTCTTAGAAGAAGGGTGATTGTTGATGGCAAATGTCCATGGTGTAATCTAGAAGAGAAAACTACAACCTATGCAATTTG GGATGAGATGGACTATTTGGCAACTATTACTAGGCGGATTTGGCTAAGGCGAAATGCGATGATTTTTGCGGGTGTTTCTGAACATCCAACCAAGACTTATGCAAATGCTATTGCTGTGGTGGATGACTTCAAACACTACCTCAAAGGTGATGTAGAGGCAAATCAGCCCCAAGAGGTTGACGTTCGGGTCTCCCCTTACTGGATGAAACCTCAGGAAGGCATTATCAAAATTAACTTTGATGCGGCTATCAACAAGAACACTGGTTTGGTGGGGTTGGGCGTGATTGCTAGGGACTGTATGGGGAACATGTTGGGAGCAAAAAGATTGTCCAAATCCATGCTTATTGATGCTCACACTGCAGAGTTAATGGCAACTTCTTATGCTGTCTCTTTTAGCTCGAAAGTTGGTTTTTTTAACGTGATCTTTTAA
- the LOC133857426 gene encoding bifunctional aspartate aminotransferase and glutamate/aspartate-prephenate aminotransferase, which translates to MANSLHSSSAIPRLSLRGQSLGLHSTSDLSFRSVSFASHPRTLPLRSLEGTRQVKSPRVSAVVRAESRLDAMEVDLSLSPRVNSVKPSKTVAITDQATALAQAGVPVIRLAAGEPDFDTPAPIAEAGINAIREGYTRYTPNAGTVEIRQAICHKLKEENGISYTPDQIVVSNGAKQCILQALLAVCSPGDEVIIPAPFWVSYPEMARLSDATPVILPTSISENFLLDPKVLESKITEKSRVLILCSPSNPTGSVYPKRLLEEIAQVVAKHPRLLVLSDEIYEHIIYAPATHTSFASLPGMWERTLTVNGFSKAFAMTGWRLGYIAGPKHFIAACGKIQSQSTSGASSISQKAGVAALGLGYAGGEAVSTMVKAFRERRDFLVKSFGQLEGVRISEPQGAFYLFIDFSSYYGGEAEGFGKIENSESLCRYLLDKGQVALVPGDAFGDDTCIRISYAASLTTLKAAVERIKKALVSLRPAVPV; encoded by the exons ATGGCTAACTCGTTGCACAGTTCCTCGGCCATTCCTCGTCTGAGTCTGAGAGGCCAGTCCCTCGGACTCCACTCGACTTCAGACCTCAGTTTCAGATCCGTATCTTTTGCCTCTCATCCTCGCACCCTCCCTCTCAG GTCTTTGGAGGGCACAAGGCAGGTAAAATCCCCTAGAGTAAGTGCGGTAGTGAGGGCAGAGAGTCGCTTAGACGCAATGGAAGTTGATCTCTCTCTTAGCCCCAGAGTTAACTCCGTAAAGCCTTCCAAGACTGTGGCCATCACCGACCAGGCCACGGCTCTCGCCCAAGCTGGCGTCCCCGTTATCCGGTTAGCCGCGGGAGAGCCCGATTTCGATACCCCAGCTCCGATTGCAGaa GCTGGGATAAACGCGATTCGAGAGGGTTACACGAGGTACACTCCAAATGCGGGGACTGTGGAGATCCGCCAAGCAATTTGTCATAAGCTGAAGG AGGAGAATGGGATTTCTTACACGCCTGATCAGATTGTGGTCAGCAACGGGGCCAAGCAGTGCATTCTTCAAGCCCTGCTTGCAGTTTGTTCACCCGGAGATGAG GTTATAATTCCAGCTCCATTCTGGGTGAGTTACCCAGAGATGGCAAGACTGTCTGATGCAACACCTGTGATTCTTCCGACGAGCATCTCcgaaaattttcttttggatCCGAAGGTCCTTGAATCCAAAATCACAGAAAAGTCAAGAGTGCTGATTCTTTGTTCTCCATCCAACCCAACAGGATCTGTTTACCCCAAGAGATTGCTGGAAGAGATTGCTCAAGTTGTGGCAAAGCATCCCCGGCTTTTG GTGCTGTCTGATGAAATATATGAACACATAATTTATGCTCCAGCAACTCATACGAGCTTTGCTTCTTTGCCAGGCATGTGGGAGAGGACTCTAACGGTCAATGGATTTTCTAAG GCCTTTGCAATGACCGGTTGGCGGCTTGGATATATTGCTGGTCCAAAACATTTTATTGCGGCATGTGGAAAGATTCAGAGTCAG TCCACTTCAGGTGCCAGTAGCATATCACAGAAAGCGGGGGTTGCAGCACTAGGACTTGGTTATGCTGGTGGGGAAGCTGTTTCTACCATGGTAAAAGCATTCAGGGAACGTCGGGATTTCTTGGTTAAAAGCTTTGGACAACTGGAGGGTGTCAGGATATCAGAACCCCAG GGAGCTTTCTATCTCTTCATTGATTTCAGCTCTTACTATGGAGGTGAGGCCGAGGGATTTGGTAAAATTGAGAATTCTGAGTCCCTCTGCCGATATCTTTTGGACAAGGGTCAG GTTGCGCTAGTCCCAGGGGATGCATTTGGGGATGACACCTGCATCCGGATCTCATATGCAGCATCCCTCACAACCCTTAAGGCAGCTGTGGAGAGAATTAAGAAAGCACTTGTCTCACTCAGGCCTGCTGTCCCTGTTTGA
- the LOC133857758 gene encoding protein NEN4 isoform X2 produces the protein MEASNSGKESTAAEIVFFDLETTVPNRGRKRFWVLEFGAIVVCPKKLVEMESYSTLIRPKDLSVVSLRSGRCDGITRAVVANAPAFEEVADKIFSILNGRVWAGHNIQRFDCIRIKEAFADIGRPAPLPVGMIDSLGVLTDKFGRRAGNMKMATLAAYFGLGQQKHRSLDDVRMNLEVLKHCATVLFLESSLPSVLHGKWQGSPTIMTRSRSNTGKLPSREEISSRKSPPTSSGYQRTVPYTRMTETVRDLLCKAQGKPLNNLLRHSHTLLR, from the exons ATGGAGGCGTCCAATTCAGGCAAAGAAAGCACAGCAGCAGAGATTGTGTTCTTCGACTTGGAAACGACGGTGCCCAACAGAGGTAGGAAACGTTTCTGGGTATTGGAGTTCGGAGCAATTGTTGTTTGCCCGAAGAAACTTGTTGAGATGGAGAGCTACAGCACGCTCATAAGACCAAAAGATTTGTCTGTTGTCTCGTTGAGGTCGGGAAGATGTGATGGGATAACAAGGGCTGTTGTTGCAAATGCGCCGGCTTTCGAAGAAGTTGCTGACAAGATCTTCAGTATTCTGAATGGTAGGGTTTGGGCAGGACACAACATCCAAAGATTCGACTGCATTCGCATTAAGGAGGCCTTTGCTGATATTGGTCGGCCTGCCCCATTGCCCGTTGGGATGATCGATTCTTTAGGGGTCTTAACCGACAAGTTTGGGAGAAGAGCCGGCAATATGAAG ATGGCAACGTTGGCTGCTTACTTTGGGCTTGGGCAGCAAAAGCACAG AAGCCTAGACGATGTTCGAATGAACTTGGAGGTCCTCAAGCATTGTGCAACAGTGCTCTTCTTG GAATCAAGTCTCCCCAGCGTATTGCATGGCAAGTGGCAAGGCTCTCCCACAATTATGACGCGAAGTCGATCAAATACTGGAAAATTGCCATCCAGAGAAGAAATAAGTAGCCGGAAATCTCCCCCGACTTCTTCTGGATATCAGAGAACAGTTCCCTATACAAGG ATGACAGAAACAGTGAGGGATCTCTTGTGTAAAGCCCAAGGAAAACCCCTTAACAACCTCCTCAGGCATTCTCATACGCTGCTCCGATGA
- the LOC133857758 gene encoding protein NEN4 isoform X1 codes for MEASNSGKESTAAEIVFFDLETTVPNRGRKRFWVLEFGAIVVCPKKLVEMESYSTLIRPKDLSVVSLRSGRCDGITRAVVANAPAFEEVADKIFSILNGRVWAGHNIQRFDCIRIKEAFADIGRPAPLPVGMIDSLGVLTDKFGRRAGNMKMATLAAYFGLGQQKHRSLDDVRMNLEVLKHCATVLFLESSLPSVLHGKWQGSPTIMTRSRSNTGKLPSREEISSRKSPPTSSGYQRTVPYTRASLGKMTETVRDLLCKAQGKPLNNLLRHSHTLLR; via the exons ATGGAGGCGTCCAATTCAGGCAAAGAAAGCACAGCAGCAGAGATTGTGTTCTTCGACTTGGAAACGACGGTGCCCAACAGAGGTAGGAAACGTTTCTGGGTATTGGAGTTCGGAGCAATTGTTGTTTGCCCGAAGAAACTTGTTGAGATGGAGAGCTACAGCACGCTCATAAGACCAAAAGATTTGTCTGTTGTCTCGTTGAGGTCGGGAAGATGTGATGGGATAACAAGGGCTGTTGTTGCAAATGCGCCGGCTTTCGAAGAAGTTGCTGACAAGATCTTCAGTATTCTGAATGGTAGGGTTTGGGCAGGACACAACATCCAAAGATTCGACTGCATTCGCATTAAGGAGGCCTTTGCTGATATTGGTCGGCCTGCCCCATTGCCCGTTGGGATGATCGATTCTTTAGGGGTCTTAACCGACAAGTTTGGGAGAAGAGCCGGCAATATGAAG ATGGCAACGTTGGCTGCTTACTTTGGGCTTGGGCAGCAAAAGCACAG AAGCCTAGACGATGTTCGAATGAACTTGGAGGTCCTCAAGCATTGTGCAACAGTGCTCTTCTTG GAATCAAGTCTCCCCAGCGTATTGCATGGCAAGTGGCAAGGCTCTCCCACAATTATGACGCGAAGTCGATCAAATACTGGAAAATTGCCATCCAGAGAAGAAATAAGTAGCCGGAAATCTCCCCCGACTTCTTCTGGATATCAGAGAACAGTTCCCTATACAAGGGCAAGTTTGGGAAAG ATGACAGAAACAGTGAGGGATCTCTTGTGTAAAGCCCAAGGAAAACCCCTTAACAACCTCCTCAGGCATTCTCATACGCTGCTCCGATGA